The following are encoded in a window of Lichenicola cladoniae genomic DNA:
- a CDS encoding response regulator transcription factor, translating to MTRPMRILLIEDHATLREMLSAHLRHIGFAVDVMPTGRLALAAAAAAPYNAIVLDLGLPDMDGMAVLEELRGSANADAAVLILTARGGLEDRVAGLDAGADDYLLKPFDLPEFDARLRAVIRHGASRAADRGRLLRFGDLAFDAVSREAQAGPLKLSLTRRERALLEALLEAGGRTVQRDAIEGRLYSFNEPVGSNALEAAVSRLRRHLADAGSNVTVENLRGVGYRLLAFEPHADETT from the coding sequence GTGACACGACCGATGCGGATATTGCTGATCGAGGACCATGCCACACTTCGGGAGATGCTGAGCGCGCATCTTCGCCATATAGGCTTTGCTGTGGATGTCATGCCGACGGGTCGTCTGGCGTTGGCGGCGGCGGCGGCGGCACCCTACAACGCCATCGTGCTCGATCTCGGTCTACCTGACATGGACGGCATGGCCGTGTTGGAGGAATTGCGTGGCAGTGCGAATGCCGATGCCGCCGTGCTCATCCTGACCGCCCGGGGTGGACTGGAAGATCGGGTTGCCGGTCTGGACGCAGGTGCCGACGATTATCTCCTCAAGCCATTCGATCTCCCGGAGTTCGACGCCCGGCTACGGGCGGTGATCCGCCATGGCGCAAGTCGGGCGGCTGACCGCGGACGGTTGCTAAGGTTCGGCGATCTGGCCTTCGACGCGGTCTCTCGCGAGGCTCAGGCGGGACCGCTGAAGTTATCTCTGACGCGTCGCGAGCGCGCGCTGCTCGAGGCCTTGCTTGAAGCCGGCGGCCGTACGGTGCAGCGGGATGCTATCGAAGGCCGTCTCTATAGCTTCAACGAGCCCGTCGGCAGCAATGCACTCGAGGCTGCCGTTTCACGACTACGTCGTCACCTTGCAGACGCCGGGTCCAACGTCACGGTGGAGAACCTGCGCGGTGTAGGCTATCGCCTGCTGGCGTTCGAGCCGCATGCGGATGAGACCACGTGA